The bacterium genome includes a region encoding these proteins:
- the dnaA gene encoding chromosomal replication initiator protein DnaA yields MTDKQLQLGEDDAFLALQNAWLHALEVLEMQVNKPSFESWIKTARPLSIDGGLVKIATNSRFAKHWLESKHIGHIKEILESDLGTKLSVRVELIESNEPAILAEKLPTKPKPKSKEEDESISLPINSQYNFENFVVGPTNRLAHACAMAIAENPGKMYNPLFVYGGPGLGKTHLMHALGQSAMTNFPGMKVAYVSGEAFTYHYVNSLREHKAAEFRRKYRSIDVWLVDDIQFLVGKERTEEEFFHTYNAIYEMGKQIVLTSDRAPRDLKLDTRLLSRFECGMIADIAPPDLETRMAILETKAEYENITLSNDVILYIAKLITSNVRRLESALIQLHAYASLMKTSVTPTLAQEVLSKHFGEEAAQVIDAQKVQLEVAKKFNVELSDLKGKCRSADIVVPRQIAMYLIRELTNYSLPSIGKAFGGRDHSTVLHACKKIEEKMAEDKGFNSMVAELERQIKMGKTC; encoded by the coding sequence TTGACCGATAAGCAGCTCCAACTAGGTGAAGATGATGCTTTTCTTGCACTGCAGAATGCATGGCTGCACGCATTGGAAGTGCTGGAAATGCAGGTCAACAAGCCGTCTTTCGAGAGTTGGATAAAGACTGCCCGACCTCTGTCTATTGACGGTGGGTTGGTAAAGATAGCCACAAACAGCCGGTTTGCAAAACATTGGCTGGAAAGCAAGCATATCGGACACATCAAGGAAATTCTCGAAAGCGATCTGGGCACAAAGCTGAGCGTGCGTGTCGAGCTTATTGAGAGCAATGAGCCTGCCATACTCGCCGAAAAGCTGCCCACAAAACCAAAACCCAAGTCCAAAGAAGAAGATGAGTCGATCTCGCTGCCTATCAACAGCCAGTATAACTTCGAAAATTTTGTTGTCGGCCCCACAAACAGGCTTGCTCATGCCTGCGCTATGGCTATTGCCGAAAACCCGGGCAAGATGTATAACCCGCTCTTCGTCTATGGCGGACCCGGACTTGGCAAGACGCATCTGATGCATGCTCTGGGTCAGTCGGCAATGACCAACTTCCCGGGAATGAAAGTGGCCTATGTGTCTGGGGAAGCATTTACTTACCACTACGTAAACTCACTGCGTGAGCACAAGGCCGCCGAATTTAGGCGCAAATATCGCAGTATAGATGTCTGGCTGGTGGACGACATTCAGTTCCTGGTGGGAAAAGAACGCACCGAAGAAGAGTTTTTCCATACATATAACGCTATATATGAGATGGGCAAACAGATTGTGCTCACAAGCGACCGTGCGCCAAGGGACCTTAAGCTGGATACACGGCTGCTCTCACGTTTTGAATGTGGAATGATAGCCGACATCGCTCCACCGGACCTTGAAACCCGAATGGCTATATTGGAAACAAAAGCCGAGTATGAGAATATCACACTTTCCAACGATGTGATATTGTACATTGCGAAGCTCATAACCTCCAACGTCAGAAGGCTGGAAAGTGCGCTCATACAACTGCATGCATATGCTTCGTTGATGAAAACCTCGGTCACACCCACTCTTGCCCAGGAAGTCCTGAGCAAGCACTTTGGAGAAGAGGCGGCGCAGGTGATTGATGCGCAGAAAGTGCAGCTTGAGGTTGCGAAGAAGTTCAATGTGGAACTGAGCGATCTGAAAGGCAAATGCAGGAGCGCGGATATAGTTGTTCCCAGGCAGATCGCGATGTACCTTATCCGCGAGCTTACCAATTATTCCCTGCCGTCAATAGGCAAGGCTTTTGGCGGAAGAGATCACTCGACAGTGCTTCATGCATGCAAAAAGATCGAAGAGAAGATGGCTGAGGATAAAGGTTTCAATTCCATGGTCGCGGAACTTGAGCGTCAAATCAAGATGGGGAAAACCTGTTAG
- a CDS encoding TatD family hydrolase, translated as MSQYKIINTQSKIIDTHAHLNDPKFAEDLDKVIERANDAEIGEIIVCGYDLASSVDAVYLAERYSCIFATVGVHPHDSKSYDDETANRLMELSEHNKVLAIGEVGLDFHYDFSPRADQFRAFEAQIDLAGKLEMPIVVHSRDSNPEALQVIKSHAANIIGGVFHYFSGDVDFARHVLDLGLYIGVDGPVTYKTSEVQRQVVKYCPLDRILIETDCPYLAPIPKRGKRNEPAYARIVAEEVARLKGISIEELAEVTTQNARRLFSEKLNATFSGS; from the coding sequence ATGAGTCAATATAAAATAATCAATACTCAATCTAAAATTATAGATACTCATGCTCATTTGAATGATCCAAAGTTTGCTGAAGATTTGGACAAGGTGATCGAACGGGCAAACGATGCGGAAATAGGTGAAATAATCGTCTGTGGGTATGACCTGGCATCGAGTGTGGATGCTGTGTATCTTGCCGAGCGTTATTCTTGCATATTTGCCACTGTGGGAGTCCATCCTCACGATTCAAAAAGTTACGATGATGAGACGGCAAATAGGCTGATGGAACTTTCGGAGCACAATAAAGTCTTAGCAATTGGTGAAGTGGGATTGGACTTCCATTATGACTTTAGCCCGCGAGCCGACCAGTTCAGAGCATTTGAAGCTCAGATTGACCTTGCGGGAAAATTGGAAATGCCTATTGTAGTCCACAGCCGCGATTCAAATCCAGAGGCATTGCAGGTAATAAAGTCACACGCAGCGAATATCATTGGAGGAGTGTTTCACTACTTCTCGGGTGATGTCGACTTTGCAAGACATGTGCTCGATTTGGGCTTGTATATAGGCGTCGATGGGCCTGTAACATATAAGACATCAGAAGTGCAGCGGCAAGTCGTAAAATATTGCCCGCTTGATCGAATTCTGATTGAGACCGACTGCCCTTATCTGGCTCCTATACCAAAGCGCGGCAAGCGCAACGAACCTGCTTACGCGCGAATTGTGGCAGAGGAAGTGGCACGGCTAAAGGGAATATCAATCGAGGAACTGGCCGAAGTTACAACACAAAATGCACGGAGGTTGTTTTCAGAGAAACTGAACGCAACTTTTTCGGGCTCTTAG
- a CDS encoding glycerophosphoryl diester phosphodiesterase membrane domain-containing protein, which translates to MNNRNRRLRPLGITDILDETVDLYKTNFALLIGISAVLYVPYILLSSLLPQPKDEAMFNPYNWLGIAILGVLFYVVINPLVTGALTFAISERYLDRQTTISDCYRRVSRPGVLLRFIGATVITGLAILGACLLPILMIGASAALMAWLKTGMAIGIGAILIIAGFAAFILPIWLGLRFTLVSPAFFIESEHAMLAIDRSWRLMKGNALKALGLLAIAGIVVAVIQGIVVGPVSLLAAFSSRGGADPNWWMTAISAILNTVVSTLLLPVSSIVMILLYYDVRIRKEGFDLELLANELDQKTRELSAHDITSLPQEQTYPSVEPEKRD; encoded by the coding sequence ATGAACAATCGAAACCGTCGTCTCAGGCCGCTCGGCATTACGGATATTCTGGACGAGACAGTAGACCTCTACAAGACCAACTTTGCTCTCTTGATCGGTATCTCCGCCGTGCTTTATGTGCCGTATATTCTTTTATCCTCACTTCTGCCTCAGCCGAAAGATGAAGCAATGTTCAACCCATATAACTGGTTGGGGATTGCGATATTAGGTGTGCTGTTTTATGTGGTTATAAATCCATTGGTCACAGGTGCGCTGACTTTTGCGATATCGGAGAGGTATCTTGACAGACAGACGACGATTTCTGATTGCTACAGGCGTGTTTCGAGGCCGGGTGTGTTATTGCGGTTTATTGGTGCAACGGTTATAACGGGGCTTGCAATATTGGGCGCATGCCTGCTGCCGATTTTAATGATCGGAGCATCTGCGGCACTGATGGCTTGGCTCAAGACCGGTATGGCAATCGGGATCGGAGCAATACTAATAATAGCTGGTTTTGCTGCGTTTATTCTGCCTATATGGTTGGGTTTGAGGTTCACCCTTGTGTCGCCCGCATTTTTTATCGAGTCTGAACATGCTATGTTGGCAATAGACAGGAGCTGGCGTTTGATGAAAGGCAATGCTCTGAAGGCGCTTGGCCTGCTTGCCATTGCCGGGATAGTTGTGGCGGTGATACAGGGGATAGTGGTGGGTCCGGTAAGTCTTTTGGCTGCTTTCAGCTCAAGGGGTGGAGCCGATCCGAATTGGTGGATGACGGCTATCAGTGCAATTCTAAACACAGTGGTAAGCACACTGCTGCTGCCTGTGTCATCGATAGTAATGATTCTGCTTTACTACGATGTGCGGATCCGCAAAGAGGGCTTCGATCTGGAGCTTCTGGCAAATGAACTCGATCAGAAGACTCGCGAACTCTCTGCGCACGATATTACCAGCCTGCCTCAGGAACAGACATATCCGTCTGTCGAACCGGAGAAGCGGGACTGA
- a CDS encoding glycerophosphoryl diester phosphodiesterase membrane domain-containing protein, with protein MTKVRTEESRILPLGSMEILTVAITLYKSHFLLLAGISAVVSVPYFILYYALTDVGCNSTIAYMSTFIRNPILSAALVFAVYETCLSREVSVIKSYQHILHSSLVLPLMGAYSIPFALCMLLMWVVSLDISKLVFCMPAMLIYFPFMIYVGIRLLLIVPICVLERTGARATLTRSWNLMKGSMGKAFWLYAAILFMFGGAYCILLQFGHMLSSTGDNMLTNTTLGHVITSIIGLLIAPVFTLTNVFLYYDIRARQEGFDKKALLTKLDNNFGGVGQ; from the coding sequence ATGACCAAGGTCAGGACAGAAGAGTCGCGAATTCTTCCATTGGGCAGTATGGAGATACTCACTGTAGCGATCACTCTGTACAAATCTCATTTCTTGCTGCTTGCTGGAATATCCGCTGTGGTCAGTGTTCCTTATTTTATCTTATACTATGCGCTTACAGATGTTGGATGCAATTCTACTATAGCCTACATGTCTACTTTTATAAGAAACCCTATTTTGAGTGCCGCCCTTGTCTTCGCAGTTTATGAGACGTGCCTTTCAAGAGAGGTGTCAGTAATCAAAAGCTATCAACACATATTGCACTCATCACTTGTATTGCCACTTATGGGAGCTTATTCGATTCCTTTTGCCCTATGTATGTTGCTTATGTGGGTAGTGTCTCTAGACATTTCAAAATTAGTTTTTTGCATGCCGGCAATGCTGATATATTTTCCGTTTATGATCTACGTAGGCATTCGCCTTCTACTAATTGTGCCGATATGTGTGTTGGAAAGAACCGGCGCCAGAGCAACACTCACAAGAAGCTGGAACCTTATGAAAGGCAGCATGGGAAAAGCGTTTTGGCTGTATGCAGCAATTTTATTTATGTTCGGCGGAGCTTATTGCATACTATTGCAATTTGGACATATGCTATCATCCACAGGGGATAATATGCTGACGAATACAACATTGGGACATGTCATTACATCTATTATTGGCCTGCTAATAGCTCCGGTGTTTACACTTACAAATGTCTTCCTTTATTATGACATCCGTGCCAGACAAGAAGGCTTTGATAAGAAGGCGCTCTTGACTAAGCTCGACAACAATTTCGGTGGAGTCGGACAATGA
- a CDS encoding DUF4129 domain-containing protein — protein sequence MKRLAAILMLLLFVYASSCTAQNTIASENKGISNKTETVNPSVISRQIKQILSQPEYNRVYAKDSVPKWWKDFWKKVIDVAGKFFAWFYRSISLHSEQAGRLTSFVFACLVIIAFFALLALIINRISRGIRTNVESGIELDSGDYDILSSRPLISEAQKLADSSDWRGAFRCVYLASISHLDEIGVLRYEKSRTNWEYLGELDKNGKPDIRDQLRPLTSDFDRKFYGRESCDKTDYLNAMAVYERIKCEAAV from the coding sequence ATGAAGCGTCTTGCCGCCATACTAATGCTGCTTCTGTTTGTGTACGCTTCGTCTTGCACTGCACAAAATACCATTGCATCAGAGAACAAAGGCATTTCCAACAAGACGGAAACTGTCAATCCATCTGTAATAAGCCGCCAAATCAAGCAAATTTTATCCCAGCCCGAATACAATCGAGTCTACGCCAAAGATAGTGTGCCTAAATGGTGGAAGGACTTTTGGAAAAAGGTCATAGATGTGGCGGGCAAGTTTTTCGCGTGGTTTTACAGATCGATTAGTCTGCACAGTGAGCAGGCGGGCAGGCTGACATCGTTTGTATTCGCATGCCTTGTTATAATAGCGTTTTTTGCGCTGCTGGCTCTGATAATTAACAGGATATCTCGCGGCATCAGGACAAATGTCGAGAGTGGTATTGAACTAGACTCGGGCGACTATGATATCCTATCGTCACGTCCGCTTATATCCGAGGCGCAAAAGCTGGCGGATTCGAGTGACTGGCGCGGGGCATTTCGGTGTGTGTATCTGGCCTCTATATCGCATTTGGATGAGATAGGCGTGCTGAGGTATGAGAAGAGCCGGACAAACTGGGAGTATCTGGGTGAGCTGGACAAGAACGGCAAACCGGATATCCGCGATCAACTCCGGCCTTTGACTTCTGACTTCGACCGCAAATTCTATGGGCGCGAGAGCTGCGACAAGACTGACTATCTTAACGCTATGGCCGTATACGAGCGCATCAAGTGCGAGGCGGCGGTATGA
- a CDS encoding DUF4350 domain-containing protein, translating into MKKDSMIIIVLLAMLVIGGIFIANPQKREESKISTTYNADPMGVKAFHTLLNRAGYNADRLTRPYTELPDNTRLLIVVQPQNGKFSSSATASGISYKEQEYLAKWVSRGGVVIFLADDLNGVPASFGSTHRQGKGYIYAYPSRKMITNKGMRNSKNAVELIDIINKHTAKGNLILFDEYHHGVIDSKPLWSYISRQVWIAIWIIVFAGVLLIYSRGRRFGAVRNISTDENVRPGFEYVESVARLYRRSHASDMAAGILCDSFRQSLCAKLGVSADDKTDRIVFRLSEEVGSETVGRAEKLLTGLPAGESLTEEELVDIAVEVRRLEKELGIGN; encoded by the coding sequence ATGAAAAAAGATTCGATGATTATCATAGTCCTGCTTGCAATGCTGGTTATAGGCGGGATATTTATAGCAAACCCGCAAAAGCGCGAAGAGTCAAAGATCAGCACAACATATAATGCCGACCCGATGGGTGTAAAAGCATTTCACACTCTCCTCAATCGGGCTGGATACAATGCGGACAGGCTTACCAGGCCATACACCGAACTGCCGGACAACACAAGACTTTTGATTGTCGTCCAACCTCAAAATGGCAAGTTTTCCAGTAGCGCCACTGCTTCGGGGATATCGTATAAAGAGCAGGAGTATCTTGCCAAATGGGTCAGCCGCGGTGGAGTCGTAATTTTCCTGGCAGATGACCTGAATGGTGTTCCTGCATCTTTCGGCTCTACACACAGACAAGGTAAAGGCTATATATACGCATATCCTTCCCGGAAGATGATTACAAACAAGGGCATGCGCAACTCCAAAAATGCAGTCGAGCTTATTGATATCATAAACAAACACACTGCCAAAGGTAATTTGATCTTGTTCGACGAGTATCACCACGGCGTTATAGACTCCAAGCCTCTCTGGTCATATATCAGCAGACAAGTATGGATCGCAATTTGGATCATTGTATTTGCCGGGGTCCTGCTCATCTACAGCAGGGGCAGGCGGTTTGGGGCAGTGAGAAACATTTCGACTGACGAAAATGTGAGACCCGGGTTTGAATATGTAGAGTCCGTGGCCAGGCTCTACCGGCGCTCTCATGCGTCAGATATGGCCGCAGGGATACTGTGCGATTCGTTCAGGCAGAGCCTGTGTGCAAAACTGGGAGTCTCAGCAGATGACAAAACAGACAGGATAGTTTTCCGCCTGTCCGAAGAAGTGGGCAGCGAGACTGTTGGCAGAGCGGAAAAGCTGCTTACAGGGTTGCCGGCAGGAGAGAGCCTTACCGAGGAAGAACTTGTCGATATAGCTGTAGAAGTCCGTAGACTGGAGAAGGAGCTTGGCATTGGAAATTAA
- a CDS encoding MoxR family ATPase — MEINVSAVTQTADRVRNEMAKVVVGQREVIDQMLVALLCEGHVLLEGVPGIAKTLMVRTLSLAIKADFNRIQFTPDLMPSDVIGTNVFDPSSGAFKLRKGPVFTGLLLADEINRTPPKTQAALLEAMQERRVTIDGENHTLDPIFTVFATQNPIEYEGTYPLPEAQLDRFMFKTIVGYPAYETEIEMLSRCNSGFRSVNIEQAGIEPVIDIEQISHLRKIVSDVNVEQPVVDYTAKLVRKTRENRNLVLGASPRASIFLLLGSKAVAAMSGRSYVIPDDIKQLAAPVLRHRLILRPEAEIEGLTHDRVVESTVSEVEVPRI, encoded by the coding sequence TTGGAAATTAATGTTTCTGCAGTAACACAAACGGCTGATAGAGTGCGAAATGAGATGGCGAAGGTGGTGGTCGGCCAGCGGGAAGTGATCGACCAGATGCTGGTGGCGCTTTTGTGCGAGGGGCATGTGCTCCTTGAAGGTGTTCCCGGGATCGCAAAGACACTGATGGTCCGCACCCTGTCACTGGCTATAAAAGCAGACTTCAACCGCATTCAGTTCACCCCTGACCTGATGCCTTCTGATGTGATAGGCACAAACGTGTTCGATCCTTCTTCCGGCGCTTTCAAGCTGCGCAAAGGCCCTGTGTTTACCGGCCTGCTCCTGGCTGATGAGATAAACCGCACACCACCCAAAACTCAGGCAGCACTACTCGAAGCCATGCAGGAGCGGCGCGTTACCATAGACGGCGAAAACCATACACTCGACCCGATATTTACAGTCTTTGCGACTCAAAACCCTATCGAGTATGAGGGCACATACCCCTTGCCGGAGGCTCAGCTGGACAGGTTTATGTTCAAGACAATAGTCGGATACCCTGCGTATGAGACTGAGATAGAGATGCTCTCGCGATGTAACTCCGGTTTCAGGTCTGTCAATATAGAGCAGGCCGGTATAGAGCCTGTGATCGATATAGAACAGATATCGCATCTGCGCAAGATAGTATCGGATGTCAATGTCGAGCAGCCGGTTGTGGACTATACAGCCAAGCTGGTTCGCAAGACCCGCGAAAACCGCAACCTGGTCCTTGGCGCAAGCCCAAGAGCATCGATATTTCTGCTGCTCGGCTCGAAAGCAGTTGCGGCAATGAGTGGCAGGTCATATGTAATACCGGACGATATCAAGCAGCTCGCCGCACCTGTATTAAGACATAGACTGATCCTCCGCCCAGAGGCCGAGATAGAAGGCCTCACACACGACAGAGTGGTTGAGTCCACAGTCTCAGAGGTCGAAGTGCCGCGGATTTAG
- a CDS encoding metallophosphoesterase, translating into MNYGKCFLFVVLLCMFVVTGVGATDFYMLQTSDTHYIGGMICNGSRACVQAMNNMPGMSWPYGTIGTPTGLIVCGDLCDGGAWGTTYASDLDAWYTNRDYEHQWNGFDYNFPQYGVQGDNNRCRYPSYSVGGNHDYWRWCGYTLGTSTYVANKLYTRHGGGVSGEGNNYYAYNINGIRFVALGRYPDATVRSWLASYLASIGTTTPVVLFLHYALNDDEEWWSYAVRDALADVLDGYNIIAILHGHTHNTMHYTWEGYDVYDDGSATYFGGINVLHITDDTLEVAHYYAICSGGDPDETAGGYWDGGYFTWSYSKSY; encoded by the coding sequence ATGAACTACGGAAAGTGTTTTTTGTTTGTTGTATTGCTCTGTATGTTTGTCGTTACAGGTGTTGGGGCAACTGATTTCTACATGTTGCAGACGTCGGACACTCATTACATCGGTGGGATGATCTGCAACGGAAGCCGGGCATGCGTTCAGGCAATGAATAACATGCCGGGCATGTCATGGCCATATGGGACTATTGGAACTCCAACCGGACTGATTGTTTGTGGCGACTTGTGTGATGGCGGTGCTTGGGGAACAACCTATGCCAGCGACCTTGATGCGTGGTATACCAATCGCGATTATGAACACCAATGGAATGGGTTCGATTATAACTTCCCGCAATATGGAGTGCAGGGCGACAACAATCGCTGCAGGTATCCGAGCTATTCCGTGGGCGGCAATCACGACTACTGGAGATGGTGTGGTTACACACTGGGCACTTCGACCTATGTGGCAAATAAGCTCTATACCCGCCACGGTGGCGGCGTCTCAGGTGAGGGCAACAACTATTACGCATATAACATCAATGGTATTCGTTTTGTTGCGCTGGGTCGTTATCCGGATGCGACTGTTCGCAGTTGGCTTGCGTCCTACCTGGCGAGTATCGGCACGACAACACCGGTCGTCCTCTTTTTGCACTATGCGCTCAACGATGATGAAGAGTGGTGGAGTTATGCAGTTCGTGATGCGCTTGCCGATGTTTTAGACGGCTACAACATTATTGCAATATTGCACGGCCACACACACAACACCATGCATTACACCTGGGAAGGCTATGATGTGTATGATGATGGGTCGGCGACATATTTTGGCGGTATAAATGTTCTGCACATAACAGACGATACGCTGGAAGTGGCGCATTATTATGCCATATGTTCGGGCGGTGACCCGGATGAAACTGCCGGCGGCTATTGGGATGGCGGATATTTCACTTGGTCATATTCCAAGAGCTATTAG
- a CDS encoding hemolysin family protein: MRSIYCALTGLSIGIEGNTQVDEDPNRIITQLALIAILVLLNAFFSAAEIALVSVRRTRIKQLADEGDAKAKVVQALLDKPTNFMATIQIGITLVGFLASAFAAVNLSDYPARWLSLLGISYATARAVSVFVITMLIGFFTLVLGEIAPKNLAMQRAEKFALSVAGTIRLLSYLMLPAVKIVGFFADLAVRPFGLRATFSAPVLTEEELKMLVEAGEEEGVIEVEEKEMIHSIFDFTDTVARQVMKPRTDIHAAPITSTLDELLDIITTTGHSRIPIYEENIDNIVGIVHAKDLLPILRQDKRLLDIKTVMREAYYIPETKDVDELLAEFKRGNIQMAIVRDEYGGTAGLVTVEDLLEEIVGEIRDEYDVEEPLIQVIDDDHAKVSARMNIDELNDEMNLEIPLSEEYETIGGFVFDLFGRQPTEGEMISYENLDFTVEKIEGGRLHTICVTRTDRPKETDEDPATANGKPKKN; the protein is encoded by the coding sequence ATGCGTAGTATATATTGTGCTCTCACCGGTCTTTCCATTGGGATAGAGGGTAACACACAAGTGGACGAAGACCCAAACCGTATTATTACACAGCTTGCACTGATAGCCATATTGGTGCTATTGAATGCGTTCTTTTCCGCTGCCGAAATCGCATTGGTTTCAGTCAGAAGAACGCGCATCAAACAACTCGCCGATGAGGGCGATGCTAAGGCGAAGGTCGTCCAGGCTCTACTGGACAAACCGACGAACTTCATGGCCACGATACAGATAGGGATCACACTTGTTGGATTCCTTGCCTCCGCGTTTGCCGCCGTGAACCTTTCAGACTATCCTGCACGATGGCTCAGCCTGCTGGGCATATCTTATGCGACTGCACGCGCCGTGTCGGTGTTTGTTATCACGATGTTGATAGGATTTTTCACCCTAGTACTGGGCGAAATCGCGCCAAAGAACCTGGCTATGCAGCGCGCAGAAAAATTTGCTCTTTCCGTGGCGGGGACGATCCGCTTGTTATCATACCTGATGCTGCCCGCTGTGAAAATAGTTGGATTTTTCGCCGACCTCGCCGTGCGACCGTTCGGTCTGCGCGCAACTTTCTCTGCGCCGGTCCTCACTGAAGAAGAACTCAAAATGCTGGTCGAGGCAGGTGAAGAAGAAGGCGTGATCGAGGTCGAAGAAAAGGAGATGATCCATTCCATCTTCGACTTCACCGACACAGTTGCACGTCAAGTAATGAAGCCGCGGACCGATATCCATGCAGCTCCCATCACCAGCACTCTCGATGAGCTGCTTGATATCATAACGACCACCGGACACTCGCGCATTCCCATTTATGAGGAAAACATAGACAATATTGTCGGCATTGTCCATGCCAAGGACCTGCTACCGATTCTGCGTCAGGATAAACGCCTGCTGGACATCAAAACAGTGATGCGTGAGGCTTATTATATTCCTGAAACCAAGGACGTAGATGAACTTCTGGCAGAGTTCAAGCGCGGTAATATCCAGATGGCTATCGTCAGAGACGAATATGGCGGGACAGCCGGCCTGGTGACAGTGGAAGATTTGTTGGAAGAGATTGTCGGCGAGATCAGAGATGAGTACGATGTCGAAGAACCGCTTATTCAGGTCATTGATGATGACCACGCAAAGGTAAGCGCCCGCATGAACATAGACGAACTCAACGATGAAATGAACCTCGAAATCCCCTTAAGTGAGGAATACGAGACAATCGGCGGGTTTGTTTTCGATCTTTTCGGCAGGCAGCCTACCGAAGGTGAGATGATAAGCTATGAAAACTTGGACTTCACGGTTGAAAAAATAGAAGGAGGCAGGCTCCACACTATCTGTGTGACCCGAACAGACAGACCCAAAGAGACCGATGAAGACCCTGCCACCGCCAACGGCAAACCCAAAAAAAATTAG
- a CDS encoding diacylglycerol kinase, translating to MRLFKNPANGFKYAIEGVVHVFRTQRHMRFHFLTLVLVLVVSLVFKLSREEVIILLFTISLVLMAEMFNTAIEAVVDLVTQTYHPLAKFAKDIAAGAVLITTINALAVGFLLFPGGDRLQMMGSEIGLHTPDWTTIMVVTFLLLAVMITMWKVAGGKGKLLKGGVVSGHTAIGFFLATTIMFMTQKIAVAIMAFLLAVLIAQSRVEGGIHTLREVIAGALLATGIACVVYIVLSPVFPLG from the coding sequence ATGAGACTTTTTAAAAACCCTGCCAATGGGTTCAAATATGCCATAGAAGGTGTGGTGCATGTATTTCGCACTCAGCGCCACATGCGTTTTCACTTTCTGACGCTGGTGCTGGTATTGGTTGTCAGCCTGGTATTCAAGCTCAGTCGCGAAGAAGTGATCATACTGCTTTTTACCATCAGCCTTGTGCTCATGGCCGAAATGTTTAATACGGCTATCGAGGCTGTGGTCGATTTGGTCACACAGACCTATCATCCTTTGGCGAAATTCGCAAAAGATATAGCGGCGGGCGCAGTTCTGATTACCACAATCAACGCGCTGGCGGTGGGTTTCCTGCTCTTTCCAGGTGGAGACAGACTTCAGATGATGGGCAGTGAGATAGGTCTGCACACACCTGACTGGACAACCATAATGGTAGTTACTTTCCTGCTGCTTGCTGTTATGATTACCATGTGGAAAGTGGCGGGTGGAAAGGGAAAACTGCTAAAAGGCGGAGTCGTCAGCGGCCACACAGCTATAGGGTTTTTCCTGGCAACAACCATAATGTTCATGACGCAAAAAATCGCCGTAGCAATTATGGCGTTTTTGTTGGCTGTATTAATTGCACAAAGTAGAGTTGAAGGAGGTATACATACCCTCAGGGAAGTAATAGCCGGAGCATTGCTTGCTACGGGAATTGCATGCGTAGTATATATTGTGCTCTCACCGGTCTTTCCATTGGGATAG
- the ybeY gene encoding rRNA maturation RNase YbeY: protein MKILIQNSQKIPVKVSRMRSIAQKLLKAEGCPYNTEVSVLLTDDKQIAGLNKQYRDVEGPTDVLSFSQIEGDDDFTQEVDDGVLGDVVISVERALAQSQAQGNTLDEEIDMLLVHGILHLLGYDHAKPEEEKAMFARQNEILRI from the coding sequence ATGAAGATTCTGATTCAGAACTCACAGAAAATACCGGTGAAAGTGAGCCGGATGCGGAGCATAGCTCAAAAGCTGCTGAAAGCTGAGGGCTGCCCGTATAATACCGAAGTAAGCGTACTGCTCACTGATGACAAGCAGATTGCCGGGCTAAACAAGCAGTATCGCGACGTGGAAGGTCCCACAGATGTACTCAGCTTCTCCCAAATAGAAGGTGATGATGATTTCACTCAAGAAGTGGATGACGGAGTGCTGGGAGATGTCGTAATATCAGTGGAGAGGGCACTGGCGCAGTCCCAGGCGCAGGGCAATACCCTTGACGAAGAGATAGATATGCTCCTGGTCCACGGCATACTCCATCTATTGGGCTACGATCATGCCAAACCGGAAGAAGAAAAAGCTATGTTCGCCCGCCAAAACGAAATACTTCGGATTTAG